A genome region from Schlesneria paludicola DSM 18645 includes the following:
- a CDS encoding DUF2334 domain-containing protein: protein MSFDSTQVFSVVLHDVTPRFEKEVDLFVETLSPRIGTAIAGAVVPCWGGEPLTERDRPFLSRIQARFGNLLLHGFTHTRARGRGLVSRVAAGLDEMNGLTPEETDQRLSDGQAEMQRWLGSRAKGFIAPTFQVGHASPQRLARHGIDYTIGYRKLVRADGTAERLATWCWDVSPRPVLNHAGYWLGELQYRLQRAAIPCLALHPLDVGRGFLPQICQTVDKLLDAGRKPVLFEGTRAD from the coding sequence GTGTCATTCGATTCCACTCAGGTTTTTAGTGTCGTCCTGCACGATGTCACTCCACGATTTGAGAAGGAAGTCGATCTCTTCGTCGAGACGCTGTCGCCACGAATCGGAACGGCAATCGCTGGTGCCGTGGTGCCTTGCTGGGGCGGGGAACCGTTAACGGAACGCGACCGGCCTTTTCTTTCCAGGATTCAAGCCCGTTTCGGCAACCTGTTGCTGCATGGATTCACGCACACGCGAGCGCGAGGACGTGGTCTCGTCTCGCGTGTCGCCGCGGGTTTGGACGAAATGAACGGGCTGACCCCGGAAGAAACAGACCAGCGTTTGAGCGATGGTCAGGCAGAAATGCAGCGCTGGCTGGGATCTCGCGCCAAAGGATTCATTGCCCCGACGTTTCAAGTGGGACATGCCAGTCCACAGAGGTTGGCACGACACGGAATTGACTACACGATCGGCTACCGAAAACTCGTTCGTGCGGATGGAACTGCCGAGCGGTTGGCGACCTGGTGCTGGGACGTTTCTCCACGCCCAGTTTTGAATCACGCCGGGTACTGGCTGGGAGAACTGCAGTACCGATTACAGCGCGCTGCGATTCCGTGTCTTGCACTCCATCCGCTGGATGTTGGACGCGGCTTCTTGCCCCAGATCTGCCAAACGGTCGACAAGTTGCTGGACGCGGGTCGCAAACCGGTTCTGTTCGAAGGCACTCGCGCGGATTGA
- a CDS encoding SIS domain-containing protein: protein MYSQKYLQSLSSVLEQTESSLGTEKTDLQTALAQSVEILKAVQASNGTQFFLGNGASAAFAEHMALDWTKNGGVRSLNPSSAVLLTALANDISYQDSFATFLDRYARAGDLVVTISSSGNSENVLRAITKAREIGMKVITLSGLKPDNSSRKSGDVNFYVPGRTYGIVECAHQVLLHMMIDAFMGIEEWARTGYQNMNVSQFQL, encoded by the coding sequence GTTCTGGAGCAAACGGAATCGTCGTTGGGCACCGAGAAAACGGACCTGCAAACCGCTCTGGCTCAGTCGGTTGAGATTCTGAAAGCCGTTCAGGCCTCGAATGGAACCCAGTTCTTTCTGGGCAACGGCGCCAGTGCCGCGTTCGCTGAGCATATGGCTCTGGACTGGACGAAAAACGGGGGCGTACGTTCGCTGAATCCGTCGAGTGCCGTCTTGCTGACGGCGCTCGCGAATGACATTTCGTACCAGGATTCGTTCGCGACCTTTTTGGATCGATACGCGCGAGCGGGTGATCTGGTCGTGACGATCAGCAGCTCGGGAAATTCCGAGAACGTGTTGCGCGCGATCACGAAGGCCCGTGAGATTGGGATGAAGGTCATCACGCTGTCTGGTTTGAAACCAGACAATTCCAGCCGCAAGTCGGGCGATGTGAACTTTTATGTCCCGGGCCGGACCTATGGAATTGTCGAATGTGCGCATCAAGTCCTGCTGCACATGATGATCGACGCGTTCATGGGGATTGAAGAGTGGGCGCGGACCGGTTACCAGAACATGAACGTCTCACAATTTCAGCTGTAG